Below is a genomic region from Vibrio mimicus.
GATTGCTCGCGCTAAAGCGCGTAAAGCAGAGCAGCAGGAAACAGAAAGCACAGCTCAGCCAGCTCAAGCCACGCCAAGCAGTGACGACGCTGACCCGAAAAAAGCTGCGGTCGCTGCCGCCATTGCTCGCGCTAAAGCACGGAAAGCCGCCCAACAATCATCATCTAATTTAAACGCTGAGGAGAAAGACTAGTGGCCTTCTTTATTGCTAGCTCCCCACATTTACGCAGTAAGCGCAGCACGGCTGACGTTATGCGTTGGGTATTAGCCTGCGCACTGCCCGGCCTGATCGCTCAGACCTACTTTTTTGGCTACGGCACACTGATTCAATTACTGCTGGCTATCTCAGTCGCCGTGGCGCTGGAAGCAGGAATTATGCTACTGCGTAAACGCTCCCCCGTATCCGCACTACGCGACTACAGCGCAGTGGTGACGGCACTGTTATTAGCCGTGGCCATTCCGCCACTTTCACCGTGGTGGATTGTGGTCATTGGTTTGATCTTTGCGATCGTGATAGCCAAACATCTTTACGGTGGACTTGGGCAAAACCCATTTAACCCCGCCATGATTGCTTACGTGGTACTGCTCATCTCCTTCCCGGTACAGATGACCAGCTGGATTGCACCAACCGAGTTGAACGCCGAACCCAGTTCGCTGGTCGATTCGGTATCACTGATTTTCGGTGGCTTTAACAGTGATGGGCTGTCGTTACAGCAAATCCGCACCGGAATTGATGGCGTAACCATGGCAACCCCACTGGATGCCATCAAAACCTCTCTCAAAGCGGGGCACACCATGAGTGAAACTTTAACTCAGCCTCAGTTTAGCGGTTTTGCGGGTATCGGTTGGGAGTGGGTCAATATTGCCTATCTGCTCGGCGGCCTGATGCTGCTGAAACTGCGTATCATACGTTGGCATATTCCGGTGGCAATGTTGGCTGGTTTAGTCATCACGTCGTTACTCGCTCAGCTCTTTGCTCCGGGGACAACCGCTTCGCCAGTTATCCATCTTTTATCTGGCGCGACCATGCTCGGCGCATTTTTTATTGCGACCGATCCGGTCAGTGCCAGCACCACTGACAAGGGACGCCTGATTTACGGTTTCTTCATCGGTGCTATGGTGTTTATCATTCGTAGCTGGGGTGGTTACCCTGATGGTGTTGCGTTTGCA
It encodes:
- the rsxD gene encoding electron transport complex subunit RsxD, with protein sequence MAFFIASSPHLRSKRSTADVMRWVLACALPGLIAQTYFFGYGTLIQLLLAISVAVALEAGIMLLRKRSPVSALRDYSAVVTALLLAVAIPPLSPWWIVVIGLIFAIVIAKHLYGGLGQNPFNPAMIAYVVLLISFPVQMTSWIAPTELNAEPSSLVDSVSLIFGGFNSDGLSLQQIRTGIDGVTMATPLDAIKTSLKAGHTMSETLTQPQFSGFAGIGWEWVNIAYLLGGLMLLKLRIIRWHIPVAMLAGLVITSLLAQLFAPGTTASPVIHLLSGATMLGAFFIATDPVSASTTDKGRLIYGFFIGAMVFIIRSWGGYPDGVAFAVLLANMCVPLIDYYTKPRTYGH